gcaaaatttatatttcccATGGTGGTTTCCGTTTtaggataaaaatattttttttctattgtGCGTTAAAATCAATTAAATTAACAAgtacagaaaaaataaaaataaaaataaaaaaagataaaaataaacataaaaatgaacaaaattaaaatgaaaatatacataaaaatgagcaaaaataaacatgaaaatatacataaaaatgagcaaaaataaacatgaaaatatacataaaaatgaataaaaataaacatgaaattacacataaaaataaatataatgtatgcGTACACATTCACAATGAATATGTCTAAAGATGTTTCGTGGGGCGCATACACAAGAtcacatacacatatgtgaTATGCATAGGTTTTAACAATATATGtttcttataaataaaatacatctttgtttaaaagaaaataaaatttcattgaggtattttttttctttttttttgctgttataaaagcatataaagaacaaataaaGGTAAAAGTTATCATcagataattttttgttctatgtgcatttttttttacagtgTAATggatacatgtacatatatatatatatacacacgcatatatatacatatatatatatacacacgcacatatatacatatatatatatacacacgcatatatatacatatatatatatacacacgcacatatatacatatatatatatacacacgcacatatatacatatatatatatacacacgcacatatatacatatatatgcacctACATATGGGGCATTTTAACGAGGGTGCAAAACCTCACCAGTCAAGTCACTGTCATATAAGACAATTTCCTTCACTGCATTGGTTTCTGttttaatttcaatttttgtttttccttttgcttcaatttttcttgttgttttttttttaacgttTCTTCTTTCTCAACAATAGCTATAATATCGTCGATTTTttccctctttttttttttctttgattCATTATTTAACAAGAGCTTTAGTTTTTCATTCACGCCAATTACCTGCGGGGAGGGGGGGGAaagataattaaaaaaagaaggtacatgtatgtaaaagtttacatatgtgcatgttTACTGTAGGTATATactatatgtacataaacgtgtatatatatatatatatatatatatatatatatatatgtgtgtgtgtttgTGAGTGTACAAATTAATACGCTAGTATGTATACAAAATATGCAAGCCTTTTCGCCTGTAACATGAAGACAAACTGTCCATATTTACATGAGCAACAGAATGGAAATTTTCACTGCGTTGTGCATTATTCCTTTGCCCATTAGTTTGCACATTCGCTCATATATCGCTCATTTAttcgttcatttttttttttttctttttttttttttttcattacacTACTGTTTTCTTTGTGTTTTTCACCCAGCTCGCTTTGCGTAACCACATTCAACGCATCGTTCGGCTTGCCTTCCCAATCATCTTCTCTCTTTAGCGAATCATTGATTTCatcttttatttccttttcctttttctctttcttttttttttttttttttttttttaatttatcttgGTTTTCAACATCATGAGGGTTGTTTTCACCTGTACTGTTCAGGtgattttgatatatattttccttgCAATGTGCTCCCACTTGTGctacaatatttttacctTCAGCATCAACATCATTAACGCAATGAATATTGTTTACACTGTCAGAGAAATTCGGTGTGTCGTTTTTTGTAAATTCTAACAAAATACTCtcaaaagtatttttttctctttctttttttgattttttttttttttttttctgcctGCTTTTGTTTGCTTGCACTATTCGCATTGATCGacttgttattattattgctctTACTTGacttattattactgtttaTTTTACTACTGCTGTTCGCATTTATTCTatcattattcattttattgcttttttcctcattttcCCTATGTTCCTCGTCTTCCTCATCATCCTCATTTTCATCATCGTCCTCACTGCTATCttgtacctttttttttttcttctttcccttttttttttttccatttccatttttcccTTCTGCTGAATTCTTATCTTGATTTTGTAGTTTGTCAACTTCATAAAAAAACTCGTCATACTCATCTACCATGTCAGCCCATGAAGAGTATTTGCTTATctgaaaaaattttcaaataaatcgTCCTTTATATGCCACACaagggggaaaaaaacaCGCACGCTTGGTATATACGTACGAGCACACAGATATGAGCACATGTACAACtaaatacacacatatatacatgcgcacatatacacacacgtacatacatgcgcaaatatacacacacgtacatacatgCCCACGTACACACACACGTACATacacatgtgcatatatatgttctatTCGTTGTTACGTCAAAGGAGAAATTGCtcgcattttttttttcattttccttttttatttggtCTTCTTTCAGTTTCTTCGACTTCCTCTTTATCTTATCTTCTTGTCTTAATATGTGAAACATGTTATTCTTGGCACTCATCTTTTCTGAGCACTTTATTAAATagacttatatatatatatatatatatatacgtttgTGCGTATTTGCCTGcacataaaaaagaagaaatgaaataaaaaaaataaaataaaaagatagcAGCAACgataataatagcagtaacAATTACAACAGCGTCAGCAACAGTAACGACAATTCACGTGCAAGGAATGTTACGTGCGCCcacgcaaaaaaaaaaaaaaagaaagaaagaaaacaaagaaagtactgaaagtaaaaaatgaaaagaatgataagaaagaaagaaacaaacaaagaaacaaaaaaacaaaaagaacgatataaaataaagaaaatattctCTATATTTTACATGTCAACATTTATGCAGATATATTggtgcatatatacaaacacaTAAACGCGCGAATCCATACatgcacacacatatacatattgtcCGTGTGTAGGTGCCTATACAGTTCGGCGACATTCGCTCATTTTATCGTATACAAAAACACATATTGTCATACCTTTGTTCGTAAAATTAGCTGTTCATAGctgtacataaaaaaaaaagaaaagaaaagaatactATCTAACATTAAGggtgaaaaaaagaaaaatgcattttttactttttgccTTTATGTTGGCTCTAATTGAAAGAATGAGCTTGAAAATGTATTATGGTACAAGGAACACTCCCATACGGTTTGGAACGTATAACATGCGTAAGTGCGTACCTAAGTACGTACGTGcttgtatatgcatatatgtatatacatatgtacaatgCGCAGCTGGATTAAACGAAAATGAATAGATATATGTACTACTAAATCAAGGATACGTATATAGCTACATATTTCTGTACATTTCTACTATCTGCTAAACATATGAGTTTTACCTTTGTAATCCAAAGGAGAGCAATAGCTCTAGATGTTCTTGGATGcttcttaatttttataaaacttttttttattttttatgttaatgtTATTAACGTAAAAGCTGAACAGaggtaataaaataaaagaactaTTGTAACGTGAACGCCGAATAAGTTCCTTATAAAAttgtcatatatatatatgtatatacatacataaatgtaaatagaaaaaaggaggttattataataatacccctgtattttaaattatgcaGTAATGTACTACTAatactgctactactactatcattactgctattactactactacatCAGCGTAGCTAATTATACGTACTTATGTATAACCGTACATTAAATTTTCACTAACCCTTTACTTAATAAATTACGAGGAAACCTCGGGCTCTTTTCGTTACTTGgtgcaaaaataataaaggagggaagaaaaaaaaaaaaaaaaaaaaaaaatggtaagaACGGAAGAGACGATATGAGATAAATTGGTTTATGAACATGGTAAggtattatatacaaaatatggtaaatgtaataagtgaaaaaatttactaaaataaaatattatctttAACTCGTAGTAGCAAATTGCCcagttacatatattaacatatatacgcatataagtgtatatatcgagcacatacacatatacatttgcatatctatatatatgttcatacatatgcatatatatatatatatatatatatatatatatatatgtatgtatgttcatACATGTgaacaaacatatatttgttcatacatgtgcatatacatatatttgttcatacatgcgcatatacatatatatgttcatacatGCGTATAATCAGCTTTGCTGCTGATGGGAAGAACATTTTGCACATGAACGAGTTTGCGTCGTTCTATTTTTGCAGAGTCTATTTTCAGcgtaataatttaattttatgtgaACTAATAAAGATgcataaaacaaattatagcacagttttttaaataacgGCGCtctcattttaaaaaagaactttagaaaaaattaaaataataaaaaataaaagtacgCAAACTGCTATTTtaccttaattttttttttttatttttattttgcaccagaaaaaggaaaaacgcAGTGCATTTATTAAGTGCTTAAGATAATTTTTACCTGTTTTTCCGATTTTAGctgtatttcatttttacaaagtattgctctttttttgaaaagaagCAAATAAGAGAATGTATTTcattgttcatatatactTATCGTCACACCAGTACGTACTCGTATGCGCATCCCAATACTCATATTCCTGTCCTAAGAACAAATGACAAACACAGAAGTGCAGCTCACATATGtttaaacgaaaaaaaaaaaaaaaaaatgttacaaGTTGATTTGCTTTCCTCTAAATGGATAAAAGACACACATGCAATTTTAATatagatattttttaattttataaaaaaaaaaaataaaataaataaaaatgaattcgAACAAAGTCCTTTGCTCCATTTTACACGTTAAAACGAGTTAtcactttatatatttttgtttttatttattttttttttttttgtcagcttttatataaaacagTCTAATTTGTTACGCAGAATTTTACTATCACAATTTGctgttttttatttctgccctcttttttgtattttattttttttcattctatTATACTGCATTATACTctgtttttctttattttattttttttccttcaattattttatttttgtggCTTTCGCCCCGTCACCCGGTTTTACGCCTGTCCTGCAAATATGAATGCTCAAATGTTGAAAGAAAACGAAATCAATGATAtgattttaaatttaatagacaagaaaaaagaagttttacctaagagaaaaaaaattaaaaaaaatgcaaaaaaggaaaacttTGATAAAAACCAAATGAAAAGGTtaatcagaaaaaaaaaaaaaaaaaaaaaaagtgaagaaaaaaacaacGAACAAATTGCAAAATTACAAGGAGTGATATTACatgttcatataaattttgttcattttactTTCACATTTCTTCTCCCTTTTtgcttttcccttttttgtCAATTTGGTACTTTCCCTTTTTCAGTAATGTAGACGCTTTTTTCAAAGAGCAAGAGCAAATATACAAAAGTGAAGAGACGAATACAATGGAATACATAATTAACGAGGCAAAGgataaggaaaaagaagtaaGCTGTTTTGTTACTTTGTAAAAAGGTGCACTCAGTTCTTTAAATAAGCATcacttatataatttttcatcatCTTCACATTACATTTTACTATATTGTACTGTATTATATTTcactatataatattcactatattatatttcactatataatatttcacCACATTATATTtcactatattttattttaattttttttttttttttccccctttcTCTTTACTTCAAACAAGCTAAATGACTATTATACGTATTGCCAAAACTTTAAAAAGGATTATAACAACAATTTCAATGATGTTATTAAGCATTCGGAGGTTAGATTCTTTTTATCATTGCTATGATGTGCCTAGTAGCTGAAGTAGATGCTGCTCTTTATCTTTTTGCTTGTTCCTACCACTTTGCAGGAAATTAAGAAAGAGCTTAAAGACCTGCACATTGAGTATATAGATAACAAAATACTCctgggtaaaaaaaaaataaaaaaaaaaaaaaaaaaaaaaaaaaaaataaaaatataaaataaaaaaaaaaaaaaaaaaataaaaaaataaaaaaataaaaatataaaaatataaaaatataaaataaaaaaaataaaaaaataaaaaaataaatatataaaataaaatataaaataaaataaaaaataaaaaaataaacttctAGTCATACACTcacaatattttaatttgtttatgaGGCAAAAGTGTACATACGCCCAGAAAATGCCATCAATTATTTGCCTTGACCCTCTAAAAGTGTATAAGCGTCCACgtatatacgcatatgtatacacataaatataaatataaatgtatatatgtgtatatgtgtatatatatatgccacGGGcgtactcttttttttcttagagaataaaaggaaaatggaGTTGGATGGCATGTTCAATTTTTACAAAGAGAAACTACTAGACATTAAAAGGCAGTGGGATAATAAAACCTTTTGCGacgaaaatttaaaaaatatagtttatgatatattaagCGTAATAAATTGAGCATTCATAATTTGTGTAAATACCCTTGTTCAAGGGTCTTTGTTTTTATGGACCATTTTTGACATATTTTCGTGCCCTTCTTTCCTCTCTTGTATAATTTCGTAAAAACTATAAAGCAATTacttatttatgtacatgtaaatatttctaaaatgcatacatgtgtatacatacaatGGCGCATTTGTTTTGttccaaattttttatttgcacacaccaatttaaaatattgatagatgtgtaataaataattaagagaaaaaaagaatacaaaATTTCTTAGtcaaatattcatatataatttttttttgtgctaTTTAATAAGGTACTTTAATGAAAGGTACTTTCCTTTACTTTTACGAGCCATATTCATATGCAAAACGAAACACAAATTTATCAGCGTTTAATGTGCacatattaaaaaggaaatattctTCAAAAATGGAACTGTAGAGATGTGCATACGTGTATAGCTCACTAATTTGGCCATATCCCCAACGTGgtaaataaacaaacaaatgaataaatggttgaatgaatgaataaatggttgaatgaatgaataaatggtTGAATGAATGCATAAATGGttaaataaatgcataaatgGTTGAATGAATGCATAAATGGttgaatgaatgaataaatggtTGAATGAACGAATAAATGGTTGAATGAACGAATAAATGGTTGcataaacaaacaaatatataaacacatatgttaatacataaatgaGTGAATAAACGAACAATTATATGAACACATACgtaaatacaataaataaatgaataaaaggGAAATACGTAACCTCCACGCTCTAACAATAGAGGTGATGAAATATGCACATGAGAAGGtctacacaaaaaaaaaagaatatatacatatatgtatgtgtgtgtgcaCGAATTTACACCACATCAATCATCTTCCCCATCATcgtacatttttttcctgGGCTTGTTAAACAGCtgaagaaaaagaacataTTGCCCATTTGAAACAAATCGTAGTATTAACTTAAATTTTAACTGagttttttccatatatttttcctgcGAAAAAACATACGCATTTAAAATATCTGATTTCATAAGGAGCTTTTCAAATTTtgatattgtttttttatctttatttaaaatatttgtaattaaaatacaattctccgttatattatttaatttaagaaaatttatcGAACAAAATTTTACGTTTTTTGACAAAAACATATTATGACTTAAATTTGAGTCAATTTTATGGTGAAATATTTCATTCATCTCCTTTGTGCTAATAGCATTAAACTTAtaggaaaaattattaattctcttaaaatttttacccTCCCCGTTGATTAATTTATCGCACTCATAAAATTCACCAGACCTTTCTTCACTTTCACCTGACTTCTCCCCATTTTTACCTGAGCTTCCCGTGTGTGCAACTGACTTTTTCGCATATTCACCTGAACGTTCATAATTTTCGCTTGACGAAATGGATACAAAACTACTTGCATTCTCATTAACATCGAGTGGCATAGTTTCGAAAAATCTTTTCAAATTCTCCTTTGCCTGATTTACTTGATCTATATTTTCATCAATACCTAAGAAATACACATCGTTTAAATGTTCATTTTGGCCGATATATACTTCATTTAacacattataaaaaattgaaggaGAGTGGATGGGAAAGGTTAAAATAGGATAATTAATACTAGGTGAACCTCTCGGAATGGACCACAAAATACTTAGTATTTCGAGTAACACCGTTCCATCATTACAAAAGGGgtcaataatatataattttttttttggatttatatatttgaaaatatttattttaaaaatagctGATGCAACTATGGTACTTTTTAAGGAATGTTGATTTTTATATGCTACAAATATACGCTTGTTCAAATcattacttatatttatatttattttcaattcattatatttaaataatacgtttatttttaatggtTGTAATTTTGATGGATCtacctttttcttttttaaaaatatattttgatctccatttttttctatatataactGTTGTTGTCTTTTAATTacattcaaaataatattttttaacatgcACGTATGGTATAAGCGAGATTTTATACtccttatatttatttgcgGTTCAACAAAAACATTGCTAAATGGAATGAACGCACAccaatttacatttttaatatcatttataaaattattttcataagcACAATAGGAGTTGTGTATTTCCAGTCGAATTTGTTCAACCGTTCGACTATTTATAAGTAATTTGTACAAATACTGCAAATTAGATTCAATTTCCACATTGTTCTCACTAAAAATGTGAACGTATTTTTCATCGTAAATCCGTTCTAGCGATAATATGTTATCATATTTGTATGGAACGACACaacaatatttatacacTTTCTCctcattataatttaacaaGCTCTTAATACCACTGTGAAACCTTTTCcagttttttataatttttgtgttcataaatattttatttaaattgtaCTTCATGAGCATTTTACATTTTGCCATAATTCTGCTAcgtaatttcctttttttttttttttttttctataaaaaaaattattaacagtTCATGTAAAacgaatgaaaaaaaaaataaaatgaattaaaatacatgcatacatatatatatgtatatatataacatgtttttatttaagaatatatggTTCTTTTCACTACATATCAGGACGAATTGGTGCATAAGATATACGCACTTTTGCATTATGATATTCAGCTTTGCTTAAATTTTTAGCTGATAATCGAATGTTCGTTTTACCGTTTTTGCACTATTTATAGAGCCAACAATATGTACACCGATAATCATAAATAAGGGTACATAagtgtgtatatgtgcaagtatatatatgtgtaagtatgtatatgtttgtatgtatatacgcaatacgtatatatacgcaCGCGAGCATACAGAAGCGTATGTGTATTcgtgtaattttttttttttttttttgagctAGCGAAatttccaaaaaataaagctTTATTCTACAGAGACTTtcaatttgaaaaaaaaaaaaaaaaaaaaaaggtgaaaaagggaaatgaggtaaaaaagtaagaagagtaaaaaagaaagaagagtaaaaaagtaagaagagtaaaaaagaaagaagagtaaaaaagtaagaagagtaaaaaagaaagaaacgTAAAAATCTacacaaatgaaaaaaaaacagaaaaatgtaaatatctACTGGATTTAATAATTGATGAGGTTGCAGGAAAATAGTTCACATGTTTTACGTAACGATGTTAACATAACTTTGTTCAACTCAAGTGCAAGGGACATTTCTGTCTCCATTATGtgttaaagaaaaaaaaaaaaatatattgcttTGCTTCTTTAAATTCGTACATATAGATATCAATATACaaacgtatatacatacatgtatatatatggacaAATAATGCCACGTGCGTGatggaaataataataaaaaagccatatatagaaatatttgaaaagaTATTAAAGCTATTTGCATCCGTTTGCGAAAATTTGAATTTTCGATTAACGCGAAATAAACTGGAGTTAAGTGCATCCAATAACTTAACTAATGAATTAATTATTCACATAGACAAAAAGATTTTTACCGTAACTAGCATCAGTTGTGATATCAAAAATGCAAGTGGTACAGTCAGCTCAAAAGATTTTTACAATTCCATATTTAGCAACAAAATTGTAAAGCAGTTAAGGTCTAATAGTAATAGTGGCAATACTTTCAGCGGTAGTAGATATTACATGTCCGGTcagaataaaaatgatgtaAATAGCACGAATAACTGTGATGGGTTCAAACATGTTCAGAGTGGAAATAACAGCGGCATCAATAGTGGTAATCGTAAAACCAATAACAATAGTATCTCTAATAACAATAGTATCTCCAATAACAATAGTATCTCCAACAATAATAGTATCTCCAACAACAATAGTATCTCTAATAACAATAGTATCTCCAACAACAAGTGTAATTTAAATGTTTCTAaactaattataaaatttaataacgAAGAGAACGCAAGTAGTACTCTAGAAATAGctgttaaatttaaaaagtgtAACACTTATTTTAGTGCTATATTAAAGGTAAGGTCCTTTAGCAGCTCACTGAAAAattgtgtatataaaaatgaatcaATAATACAAATAGAGCCAACactttttcttcttaacTTGAAAGATCTAGCCaatgaaagaaatatatttttaaaaaatacagataattcatttattatttgtgcAATAGAGACTTCTGACTTTagtttaaataaagaaaaagtcAAAAgagaacaatttttttacaacaataaaaaaatatgtattccTTCGAGTAAgactaaatatttttttaaaaataaaaagtttggAGATCATAATATGTCACTCCCCCTTAATGAGTTAAGAAcgataattaaattttgttcTGATATGAATTTATTGTGTTTATTTTCAACCAAGAATTTTAAAGAACgcgttattatttattttggaaatattattactcatattttagaaaagaataaaaagaaaatttcgGAAGTTCGGGcggagagaaaaaaaaataaaaaaaaaagagaagcaAAAAGAGAAGCAAAAAGGGCGCAAAAAGTAGAGTCAAAAATAGGGGCAAAAAAAGACACAATAAATCAAGGAAAAATGCAGACACAATATCGGACAAATGATACATTTTATCAAAATGGTAACAAGTGTTATAGAGACAATAGCTCAGAACATTCCTCTTATATTCCTTCCGAGGATGAAACCTCCAACTCGTGTGTTTTCTATTTATCAGATGACAACAACTCAAGTGACGAATATG
The window above is part of the Plasmodium malariae genome assembly, chromosome: 10 genome. Proteins encoded here:
- the PmUG01_10037300 gene encoding conserved Plasmodium protein, unknown function, with product MSAKNNMFHILRQEDKIKRKSKKLKEDQIKKENEKKNASNFSFDISKYSSWADMVDEYDEFFYEVDKLQNQDKNSAEGKNGNGKKKKGKKKKKKVQDSSEDDDENEDDEEDEEHRENEEKSNKMNNDRINANSSSKINSNNKSSKNIVAQVGAHCKENIYQNHLNSTGENNPHDVENQDKLKKKKKKKKKEKKEKEIKDEINDSLKREDDWEGKPNDALNVVTQSELGEKHKENSSVIGVNEKLKLLLNNESKKKKKREKIDDIIAIVEKEETLKKKQQEKLKQKEKQKLKLKQKPMQ
- the PmUG01_10037400 gene encoding conserved Plasmodium protein, unknown function, coding for MNAQMLKENEINDMILNLIDKKKEVLPKRKKIKKNAKKENFDKNQMKSNVDAFFKEQEQIYKSEETNTMEYIINEAKDKEKELNDYYTYCQNFKKDYNNNFNDVIKHSEEIKKELKDLHIEYIDNKILLENKRKMELDGMFNFYKEKLLDIKRQWDNKTFCDENLKNIVYDILSVIN
- the PmUG01_10037500 gene encoding conserved Plasmodium protein, unknown function, which produces MAKCKMLMKYNLNKIFMNTKIIKNWKRFHSGIKSLLNYNEEKVYKYCCVVPYKYDNILSLERIYDEKYVHIFSENNVEIESNLQYLYKLLINSRTVEQIRLEIHNSYCAYENNFINDIKNVNWCAFIPFSNVFVEPQINIRSIKSRLYHTCMLKNIILNVIKRQQQLYIEKNGDQNIFLKKKKVDPSKLQPLKINVLFKYNELKININISNDLNKRIFVAYKNQHSLKSTIVASAIFKINIFKYINPKKKLYIIDPFCNDGTVLLEILSILWSIPRGSPSINYPILTFPIHSPSIFYNVLNEVYIGQNEHLNDVYFLGIDENIDQVNQAKENLKRFFETMPLDVNENASSFVSISSSENYERSGEYAKKSVAHTGSSGKNGEKSGESEERSGEFYECDKLINGEGKNFKRINNFSYKFNAISTKEMNEIFHHKIDSNLSHNMFLSKNVKFCSINFLKLNNITENCILITNILNKDKKTISKFEKLLMKSDILNAYVFSQEKYMEKTQLKFKLILRFVSNGQYVLFLQLFNKPRKKMYDDGEDD